In the Nitratiruptor sp. YY09-18 genome, TAGAGAATAAAATAGATCAAAGGCTTCCTTTTGGACTTTTTGTAAGTATAATAAATTTCTCTTAATAACCTAAAATCTCTAAGATTTTTTCAAATACCTGCTCTTTTTCACTATCTGTTTTTTCGAGTGTTTTGCGATCGATTATTTGTACTTTTCCCTCTTTGAGCCCTTTTCCCACTATTATGCCATATGGGTATCCAATGAGTTCAAAATCTTTGATCTTAGGCCCGAAACGATCAGCTCTATCATCTAGCACTACTTCTACTCCCTTTTGTGCTAACTTCTCATAGAGCTCTTCGCCAAATGCCAACTGCTCTTCATCTTTGATATTTGATATGATAATACATACTTCATATGGAGCGATTTCTCTAGGCCAGATACATCCTCGCTCATCATGATTTTGTTCAATTGCTGCTGCTACAAGCCTACTGACACCGATACCATATGTCCCCATGACAAACGGCTTTGCTTTGCCATCTTTATCGAGGAATGTTGCTTGCATTGCTGCACTGTAGCGCGTGCCAAGCTGAAAGATATGACCAACTTCTATACCCTTTTTGAGCTGTATCGCTGCACCACATTCTGGGCACAAATCATCCTCTTTTACCTGGACAATATCGGCAAATAGTGCATCATCAAAATGGGAAAGATCAGCATTTATAAGATGGTAATCTTTGCGGTTACCTCCACATATGAGCCCTTTTGCACCTTTGAGATCTTCATCTAAAACTATGCGACACTGCTGCTCATATGGAGCAATGAAGCCTGGCACTATTCCAGCGGCCTCGAGTTCTTCTTCGCTTACATCTGCTAACTCGTTTGCTCCTACTGCATTTTGCGCTTTGACCTCTTGGAGTTCATCGCTGCCACGCAAGAAGAAGAGTACAATCTCTTCATGCTCATCATAGATAGCTTTCTTTGCAACAGCTTTGACGAAATAGTAGGGATGTACTTTGAAAAACTCGCTGAGCTCATCAATAGTAGTAAGTCCTGGAGTATAAAATGGTTCAAAATTGCTAAACTCCGGTGCCTCTACTGGAGGTGCGGGCTTTTTGCGTTTGGCAGTTTCTACATTTGCTGCATATTCACAGGATGTGCATATTGCAATTGTATCTTCCCCACTCTTAGCTATTACCATAAACTCTTTACTAGCACTCCCTCCAATTGCTCCCACATCAGCATCTACTGCACGAAACTCCAATCCCATGCG is a window encoding:
- a CDS encoding proline--tRNA ligase is translated as MRLQKAFLPTVKEAPKDAVLPSHIYLVRGGFITQVASGIYNFLPYGKRVLDKIRTIIKEELDKAGCQEVQLGFVTPCELWQESGRFQKYGKELLRFRDRKDNCFILGPTHEEMMVDLVRNRVTSYKQLPLNLYQINLKFRDEARPRFGLLRGREFVMKDGYSFHADEEDMKREYALMEQTYRKIFSRMGLEFRAVDADVGAIGGSASKEFMVIAKSGEDTIAICTSCEYAANVETAKRKKPAPPVEAPEFSNFEPFYTPGLTTIDELSEFFKVHPYYFVKAVAKKAIYDEHEEIVLFFLRGSDELQEVKAQNAVGANELADVSEEELEAAGIVPGFIAPYEQQCRIVLDEDLKGAKGLICGGNRKDYHLINADLSHFDDALFADIVQVKEDDLCPECGAAIQLKKGIEVGHIFQLGTRYSAAMQATFLDKDGKAKPFVMGTYGIGVSRLVAAAIEQNHDERGCIWPREIAPYEVCIIISNIKDEEQLAFGEELYEKLAQKGVEVVLDDRADRFGPKIKDFELIGYPYGIIVGKGLKEGKVQIIDRKTLEKTDSEKEQVFEKILEILGY